One Panicum virgatum strain AP13 chromosome 9K, P.virgatum_v5, whole genome shotgun sequence genomic region harbors:
- the LOC120651158 gene encoding zinc finger CCCH domain-containing protein 62-like: MAAAAAAADHLPRSLEDRREVDEGSDESEEEEDVESDDEGSEVSSLSDFREPDAGSDEDPTFDPAADGDLEVEAVLRARMSRMSISASARRGRKGPAVPKMGKVEIDLLAMVDQLKQDGQLEKLKVYECKAYLRMHKLRLTGKKELLLNRIREHIEVKNDGEKKYPVSSFVHNCKGDACKGDVVMFEQNIYRRKKGAPREVKGRLCGQRTNAGRIIKESYGTAKQQHTFTIEILWSKGYKPWPPLHPLLIKGRNLYKDKTMRQPWPDEEERNRVIQEKHERGDLARKSRAARIHEKENKKLLRNRIKDNKIKELQNMNQKPPQEPQQNVKSTNILQQRVGERNGPSPQNGEPGNTKQQHISSKATTSHHNEVFPQKGATGSFKQEFNGYQISSNKNGGPQPKMLSDPTRTQQMFKDHHCGYQQRNEVLPQKVPMGTSRKAFVNHQAPSQHNGGSGNTNHHQISSKPTPSMLKYLQLPPKHQNHNEADDSREQLFDHQHNAYNSTEYDDSPFEPQGKFTQHSGAYQHGSNFHQNARGGHQAHQPQRPRNQNQNNAYYTPKYDSSFQTRGKLTQHANAYQCGSGSRQYAQVNHQVHQPLRTRNKDFNSSDQSYGQDYHHQGYYDYRGITHGQYHPQQSRNQNYYGRRPMTQDQHGTHQNHHQNYNGHRKMNQPQQFLEQQPQPRLCRYYCQDRWCPYGEGCWFSHDI, translated from the exons atggccgccgccgctgccgccgccgatcaCCTCCCCCGGTCGCTAGAAGATCGGCGCGAGGTGGATGAAGGCTCGGATgaatcggaggaggaagaggatgtgGAGAGCGACGACGAGGGCTCGGAGGTCTCGAGCCTCTCCGACTTCCGCGAACCCGACGCGGGCTCCGACGAGGACCCCACCTTCGACCCGGCCGCCGACGGGGACCTCGAGGTGGAGGCCGTGCTGCGGGCCAGGATGAGCCGGATGTCCATCTCGGCCTCGGCGCGCAGGGGCAG GAAAGGGCCAGCAGTGCCGAAGATGGGAAAGGTGGAGATTGACCTTCTGGCCATGGTGGACCAGCTCAAGCAGG ATGGTCAGCTGGAGAAACTGAAGGTTTACGAATGTAAAGCATATTTGCGGATGCACAAGTTAAGATTGACAGGCAAGAAGGAATTACTCCTAAATCGAATCAGAGAGCATATAGA GGTGAAAAATGATGGTGAGAAGAAGTACCCAGTGTCAAGCTTTGTTCATAACTGTAAAG GTGATGCGTGCAAAGGTGATGTTGTGATGTTTGAGCAAAACATTTACAGAAG GAAAAAGGGAGCTCCTCGTGAAGTCAAGGGCCGCCTATGTGGTCAAAGGACCAATGCCGGTAGAATAATAAAAGAAAGCTATGGCACTGCAAAGCAACAGCATACATTCACT ATTGAGATTTTATGGAGTAAAGGATACAAGCCGTGGCCACCCCTTCATCCGCTCCTCATCAAGGGCAGAAATCTTTACAAGGATAAGACCATGAGACAG CCATGGCCTGATGAAGAGGAAAGAAACAGGGTCATAcaagaaaaacatgaaagagGGGACTTGGCACGCAAGTCAAGAGCAGCCAGGATTCATGAGAAAGAGAATAAAAAGCTGCTGAG GAACAGGATCAAGGACAATAAGATCAAAGAACTGCAGAACATGAACCAAAAACCACCTCAAGAGCCACAGCAAAATGTCAAATCCACAAATATTCTTCAGCAAAG GGTTGGTGAGAGGAACGGCCCTTCACCCCAAAACGGTGAACCAGGGAATACAAAGCAGCAACATATATCTTCAAAGGCTACTACTTCACACCACAATGAAGTGTTTCCACAGAAGGGTGCAACAGGATCTTTTAAGCAAGAGTTCAACGGTTATCAGATCTCTTCCAATAAAAATGGAGGACCGCAGCCAAAAATGCTTTCAGATCCCACTCGTACTCAGCAAATGTTCAAGGACCACCATTGCGGTTATCAACAAAGAAATGAAGTTCTGCCTCAGAAGGTTCCGATGGGAACTTCCAGGAAAGCATTTGTAAATCATCAGGCCCCTTCCCAACACAATGGTGGATCAGGGAACACCAATCATCATCAAATATCTTCAAAGCCCACTCCTTCAATGTTGAAGTACCTGCAGCTGCCCCCCAAACATCAAAACCACAATGAAGCGGATGATTCCAGAGAACAATTGTTTGATCATCAGCATAACGCTTACAATTCCACAGAATATGATGACTCTCCATTCGAGCCTCAAGGGAAGTTCACTCAGCATTCAGGTGCGTACCAGCATGGCTCCAATTTTCATCAAAATGCCCGAGGTGGTCACCAAGCACATCAACCCCAAAGACCAAGAAATCAAAATCAGAATAACGCTTACTATACCCCAAAATATGACTCCTCATTCCAAACTCGAGGGAAGTTAACTCAGCATGCAAATGCGTACCAGTGTGGCTCCGGTTCTCGTCAATATGCCCAAGTTAATCACCAAGTGCATCAACCTTTGAGAACAAGAAATAAGGATTTCAATTCAAGCGACCAATCTTATGGCCAGGATTACCACCATCAAGGATACTATGATTACAGGGGAATTACTCATGGCCAGTATCATCCTCAACAGAGCCGGAATCAAAATTACTATGGCCGCAGGCCCATGACTCAAGACCAGCATGGAACCCACCAAAACCATCATCAGAATTACAATGGCCACAGGAAAATGAACCAACCTCAGCAGTTTCTGGAACAGCAACCACAACCGCGGCTATGCCGCTACTACTGTCAAGACAGATGGTGTCCCTATGGTGAAGGCTGCTGGTTTTCCCATGACATCTGA
- the LOC120651159 gene encoding transcription initiation factor IIE subunit alpha-like isoform X2, with protein sequence MASMEPFNRLVRLAARAFYDDISMKGDNQPKTSRGDNRGMAVVVLDALTRRQWVREEDLAKALKLHSKQLRRILRFFEEEKLVTRDHRKESAKGAKAHNVAAAAASSEGPPVTKEGEEKIKIHTHSYCCLDYAQICDVVRYRIHRMKKKLKDELDSRNTIQHYICPSCNKRYSAFDALQLVSYTDEYFHCETCNGELVAESDKLASEEMGDGDDNVRKRRREKLKDMQQRIEEQLKPLVAQLERVKNLPAPEFGSLQTWERANIGAFANGDPSAADSSRNSQGQYGTPMPYMGETMVEVVVDGEKEAGTESGKNGSDMKVLPPWMIKDGMNLTKEQRGETSKESKFDEKSEAKDDKKQDSKDDQIIQEEYIKAYYEALRKKQEAEEAKRRMQQEGETFVSDSQSERQVGKKYKREDEDEGIEWEEQQPTGNATEQYKLADLNAEAQESGDDEDEVEWEDG encoded by the exons ATGGCCTCCATGGAGCCCTTCAACCG GCTGGTGAGGCTGGCGGCGCGCGCCTTCTACGACGACATATCCATGAAGGGCGACAACCAGCCCAAGACCTCCCGCGGGGATAACCGCGGCAtggccgtcgtcgtcctcgacgcGCTCACCAG ACGGCAGTGGGTCAGGGAGGAAGATTTGGCTAAAGCGCTGAAGCTCCACTCGAAACAGCTGCGGCGCATTCTCCGCTTCTTTGAAGAGGAGAAACTAGTCACAAGGGATCACAGGAAGGAG TCTGCAAAAGGAGCAAAAGCACATAATGTTGCGGCTGCTGCAGCTTCCAGCGAGGGTCCACCAGTCACTAAGGAGGGAGAGGAAAAAATAAAGATTCACACACATTCATACTGTTGCTTGGATTATGCTCAG ATTTGTGATGTTGTAAGGTACCGCATTCACCGCATGAAGAAAAAATTGAAGGATGAATTGGACAGCAGAAATACAATTCAACACTACATATGTCCTAGCTGTAATAAAAG ATATTCAGCCTTTGATGCATTGCAATTGGTAAGCTACACGGATGAGTACTTCCATTGTGAAACCTGCAACGGTGAACTGGTTGCAGAGAGTGACAAGCTTGCTTCTGAGGAAATGGGAGATGGCGATGACAATGTTAGAAAGCGTAGGCGTGAGAAATTGAAGGACATGCAACAAAGAATTGAA GAGCAATTGAAGCCATTGGTGGCACAACTTGAAAGAGTGAAGAATCTACCTGCTCCTGAGTTTGGGAGTCTGCAGACATGGGAAAGAGCAAATATTGGTGCTTTTGCAAATGGTGACCCTAGTGCAGCTGATTCATCTAGGAACTCACAAGGGCAGTATGGTACGCCAATGCCTTACATGGGTGAGACAATG GTTGAAGTTGTAGTTGATGGTGAGAAAGAAGCTGGTACTGAATCGGGAAAAAATGGTTCGGACATGAAAGTCTTACCTCCATGGATGATCAAAGATGGCATGAATCTTACAAAGGAACAAAGAGGAGAGACCAGCAAGGaatcaaaatttgatgaaaaatcAGAAGCCAAGGATGACAAAAAACAGGACTCGAAAGATGATCAAATTATACAG GAGGAATACATAAAGGCTTATTATGAGGCCTTGAGGAAAAAGCAGGAAGCGGAAGAAGCAAAGAGGAGAATGCAGCAAGAAGGTGAGACTTTTGTCTCTGATTCTCAATCTGAACGCCAGGTGGGCAAGAAATACAAGCGGGAGGATGAAGATGAAGGTATTGAATGGGAAGAGCAGCAACCTACAG
- the LOC120651159 gene encoding transcription initiation factor IIE subunit alpha-like isoform X1, whose protein sequence is MASMEPFNRLVRLAARAFYDDISMKGDNQPKTSRGDNRGMAVVVLDALTRRQWVREEDLAKALKLHSKQLRRILRFFEEEKLVTRDHRKESAKGAKAHNVAAAAASSEGPPVTKEGEEKIKIHTHSYCCLDYAQICDVVRYRIHRMKKKLKDELDSRNTIQHYICPSCNKRYSAFDALQLVSYTDEYFHCETCNGELVAESDKLASEEMGDGDDNVRKRRREKLKDMQQRIEEQLKPLVAQLERVKNLPAPEFGSLQTWERANIGAFANGDPSAADSSRNSQGQYGTPMPYMGETMIKLTELNQFTVVPLVEVVVDGEKEAGTESGKNGSDMKVLPPWMIKDGMNLTKEQRGETSKESKFDEKSEAKDDKKQDSKDDQIIQEEYIKAYYEALRKKQEAEEAKRRMQQEGETFVSDSQSERQVGKKYKREDEDEGIEWEEQQPTGNATEQYKLADLNAEAQESGDDEDEVEWEDG, encoded by the exons ATGGCCTCCATGGAGCCCTTCAACCG GCTGGTGAGGCTGGCGGCGCGCGCCTTCTACGACGACATATCCATGAAGGGCGACAACCAGCCCAAGACCTCCCGCGGGGATAACCGCGGCAtggccgtcgtcgtcctcgacgcGCTCACCAG ACGGCAGTGGGTCAGGGAGGAAGATTTGGCTAAAGCGCTGAAGCTCCACTCGAAACAGCTGCGGCGCATTCTCCGCTTCTTTGAAGAGGAGAAACTAGTCACAAGGGATCACAGGAAGGAG TCTGCAAAAGGAGCAAAAGCACATAATGTTGCGGCTGCTGCAGCTTCCAGCGAGGGTCCACCAGTCACTAAGGAGGGAGAGGAAAAAATAAAGATTCACACACATTCATACTGTTGCTTGGATTATGCTCAG ATTTGTGATGTTGTAAGGTACCGCATTCACCGCATGAAGAAAAAATTGAAGGATGAATTGGACAGCAGAAATACAATTCAACACTACATATGTCCTAGCTGTAATAAAAG ATATTCAGCCTTTGATGCATTGCAATTGGTAAGCTACACGGATGAGTACTTCCATTGTGAAACCTGCAACGGTGAACTGGTTGCAGAGAGTGACAAGCTTGCTTCTGAGGAAATGGGAGATGGCGATGACAATGTTAGAAAGCGTAGGCGTGAGAAATTGAAGGACATGCAACAAAGAATTGAA GAGCAATTGAAGCCATTGGTGGCACAACTTGAAAGAGTGAAGAATCTACCTGCTCCTGAGTTTGGGAGTCTGCAGACATGGGAAAGAGCAAATATTGGTGCTTTTGCAAATGGTGACCCTAGTGCAGCTGATTCATCTAGGAACTCACAAGGGCAGTATGGTACGCCAATGCCTTACATGGGTGAGACAATG ATAAAACTTACAGAGCTGAATCAGTTCACAGTTGTACCTTTG GTTGAAGTTGTAGTTGATGGTGAGAAAGAAGCTGGTACTGAATCGGGAAAAAATGGTTCGGACATGAAAGTCTTACCTCCATGGATGATCAAAGATGGCATGAATCTTACAAAGGAACAAAGAGGAGAGACCAGCAAGGaatcaaaatttgatgaaaaatcAGAAGCCAAGGATGACAAAAAACAGGACTCGAAAGATGATCAAATTATACAG GAGGAATACATAAAGGCTTATTATGAGGCCTTGAGGAAAAAGCAGGAAGCGGAAGAAGCAAAGAGGAGAATGCAGCAAGAAGGTGAGACTTTTGTCTCTGATTCTCAATCTGAACGCCAGGTGGGCAAGAAATACAAGCGGGAGGATGAAGATGAAGGTATTGAATGGGAAGAGCAGCAACCTACAG